A region from the Canis aureus isolate CA01 chromosome 10, VMU_Caureus_v.1.0, whole genome shotgun sequence genome encodes:
- the TRMT10B gene encoding tRNA methyltransferase 10 homolog B isoform X3: protein MRKACKQRLAHHLASRDMLISLFVGIQGSGQGKQNICLHDRHGEIQIKRQKTKHMDWKLEGSAQKTDSHLLQEQEVILEDTGEDSISESFQLLQIDVECEHREVETLPTGSATWCSKNVQRKQRHWEKIVAAKKSKRKQEKERRKANRVENSGICPQHSKRFLRSLTKERLLEAKHSGPRLCIDLSMTNHMSKKELSRLAGQIRRLYGSNKKADRPFWIYLTGFTTDSSLYEECLRMNDGFSSYLKVTFQKAQEHSVKTARLPIQEYMVRCQNGKNYHSEILAINQVFDILSTYFETQNWPEALKKGVSSRKGYVLQNSVE from the exons atgagaaaagcgTGCAAACAGAGGCTGGCCCATCACTTAGCGTCCAGGGATATGCTCATCAG CCTTTTTGTAGGCATACAGGGTAGTGGACAAGGCAAACAGAACATCTGCTTAcatgatagacatggagaaaTTCagataaaaa GACAGAAGACTAAGCACATGGACTGGAAATTGGAAGGGAGTGCTCAGAAAACAGACTCACACTTGCTGCAGGAACAAGAAGTCATCCTAGAGGACACAGGTGAAGATAGCATCTCTGAAAGCTTCCAGCTTCTACAGATCGATGTGGAATGTGAGCATCGGGAGGTTGAGACGCTGCCCACAGGCAGTGCAACGTGGTGCTCA aaaaatgtccaaagaaaacagagacacTGGGAAAAGATAGTTGCAGcaaagaagagcaaaagaaagcaagaaaaagaaagaagaaaggccaATCGTGTAGAAAATTCAG GCATCTGCCCCCAGCACAGCAAACGTTTTCTGAGATCCTTAACGAAGGAGAGACTTTTGGAAGCCAAACACTCAGGACCAAGACTCTGTATTGATCTGAGTATGACCAACCACATGTCTAAGAAG gaattaagtAGACTGGCTGGACAGATCCGAAGGTTGTATGGTTCAAATAAAAAAGCTGACAGGCCATTTTGGATCTACCTCACTGGATTCACAACAGACAGTTCCCTCTATGAAGAGTGTTTGAGGATGAATGATGGATTTTCTAGTTACCTG AAGGTGACATTTCAAAAAGCCCAAGAACATTCTGTCAAGACAGCCCGCTTGCCAATCCAGGAATACATGGTCAGATGCCAGAATGGGAAAAACTATCATTCAGAGATATTGGCCATCAATCAAG TATTTGATATCCTGTCCACATACTTTGAGACTCAAAACTGGCCTGAAGCACTGAAGAAAGGAGTTTCTTCCAGGAAAGGCTACGTTCTTCAGAACTCAGTGGAATGA
- the TRMT10B gene encoding tRNA methyltransferase 10 homolog B isoform X1 has product MRKACKQRLAHHLASRDMLISLFVGIQGSGQGKQNICLHDRHGEIQIKRQKTKHMDWKLEGSAQKTDSHLLQEQEVILEDTGEDSISESFQLLQIDVECEHREVETLPTGSATWCSKNVQRKQRHWEKIVAAKKSKRKQEKERRKANRVENSGICPQHSKRFLRSLTKERLLEAKHSGPRLCIDLSMTNHMSKKELSRLAGQIRRLYGSNKKADRPFWIYLTGFTTDSSLYEECLRMNDGFSSYLLDITEEDCFSLFPLETLVYLTPDSEHALEDIDLNKVYILGGLVDESIQKKVTFQKAQEHSVKTARLPIQEYMVRCQNGKNYHSEILAINQVFDILSTYFETQNWPEALKKGVSSRKGYVLQNSVE; this is encoded by the exons atgagaaaagcgTGCAAACAGAGGCTGGCCCATCACTTAGCGTCCAGGGATATGCTCATCAG CCTTTTTGTAGGCATACAGGGTAGTGGACAAGGCAAACAGAACATCTGCTTAcatgatagacatggagaaaTTCagataaaaa GACAGAAGACTAAGCACATGGACTGGAAATTGGAAGGGAGTGCTCAGAAAACAGACTCACACTTGCTGCAGGAACAAGAAGTCATCCTAGAGGACACAGGTGAAGATAGCATCTCTGAAAGCTTCCAGCTTCTACAGATCGATGTGGAATGTGAGCATCGGGAGGTTGAGACGCTGCCCACAGGCAGTGCAACGTGGTGCTCA aaaaatgtccaaagaaaacagagacacTGGGAAAAGATAGTTGCAGcaaagaagagcaaaagaaagcaagaaaaagaaagaagaaaggccaATCGTGTAGAAAATTCAG GCATCTGCCCCCAGCACAGCAAACGTTTTCTGAGATCCTTAACGAAGGAGAGACTTTTGGAAGCCAAACACTCAGGACCAAGACTCTGTATTGATCTGAGTATGACCAACCACATGTCTAAGAAG gaattaagtAGACTGGCTGGACAGATCCGAAGGTTGTATGGTTCAAATAAAAAAGCTGACAGGCCATTTTGGATCTACCTCACTGGATTCACAACAGACAGTTCCCTCTATGAAGAGTGTTTGAGGATGAATGATGGATTTTCTAGTTACCTG cTAGACATAACAGAGGAAGACTGCTTTAGTTTATTTCCTCTGGAAACCCTTGTGTACCtgactcctgactcagaacacg CTCTTGAAGATATTGATCTAAACAAAGTTTACATCCTTGGTGGACTTGTGGACGAAAGCATTCAGAAG AAGGTGACATTTCAAAAAGCCCAAGAACATTCTGTCAAGACAGCCCGCTTGCCAATCCAGGAATACATGGTCAGATGCCAGAATGGGAAAAACTATCATTCAGAGATATTGGCCATCAATCAAG TATTTGATATCCTGTCCACATACTTTGAGACTCAAAACTGGCCTGAAGCACTGAAGAAAGGAGTTTCTTCCAGGAAAGGCTACGTTCTTCAGAACTCAGTGGAATGA
- the TRMT10B gene encoding tRNA methyltransferase 10 homolog B isoform X4 has translation MRKACKQRLAHHLASRDMLISLFVGIQGSGQGKQNICLHDRHGEIQIKRQKTKHMDWKLEGSAQKTDSHLLQEQEVILEDTGEDSISESFQLLQIDVECEHREVETLPTGSATWCSKNVQRKQRHWEKIVAAKKSKRKQEKERRKANRVENSGICPQHSKRFLRSLTKERLLEAKHSGPRLCIDLSMTNHMSKKELSRLAGQIRRLYGSNKKADRPFWIYLTGFTTDSSLYEECLRMNDGFSSYLLDITEEDCFSLFPLETLVYLTPDSEHALEDIDLNKVYILGGLVDESIQKENI, from the exons atgagaaaagcgTGCAAACAGAGGCTGGCCCATCACTTAGCGTCCAGGGATATGCTCATCAG CCTTTTTGTAGGCATACAGGGTAGTGGACAAGGCAAACAGAACATCTGCTTAcatgatagacatggagaaaTTCagataaaaa GACAGAAGACTAAGCACATGGACTGGAAATTGGAAGGGAGTGCTCAGAAAACAGACTCACACTTGCTGCAGGAACAAGAAGTCATCCTAGAGGACACAGGTGAAGATAGCATCTCTGAAAGCTTCCAGCTTCTACAGATCGATGTGGAATGTGAGCATCGGGAGGTTGAGACGCTGCCCACAGGCAGTGCAACGTGGTGCTCA aaaaatgtccaaagaaaacagagacacTGGGAAAAGATAGTTGCAGcaaagaagagcaaaagaaagcaagaaaaagaaagaagaaaggccaATCGTGTAGAAAATTCAG GCATCTGCCCCCAGCACAGCAAACGTTTTCTGAGATCCTTAACGAAGGAGAGACTTTTGGAAGCCAAACACTCAGGACCAAGACTCTGTATTGATCTGAGTATGACCAACCACATGTCTAAGAAG gaattaagtAGACTGGCTGGACAGATCCGAAGGTTGTATGGTTCAAATAAAAAAGCTGACAGGCCATTTTGGATCTACCTCACTGGATTCACAACAGACAGTTCCCTCTATGAAGAGTGTTTGAGGATGAATGATGGATTTTCTAGTTACCTG cTAGACATAACAGAGGAAGACTGCTTTAGTTTATTTCCTCTGGAAACCCTTGTGTACCtgactcctgactcagaacacg CTCTTGAAGATATTGATCTAAACAAAGTTTACATCCTTGGTGGACTTGTGGACGAAAGCATTCAGAAG gaaaatatttaa
- the TRMT10B gene encoding tRNA methyltransferase 10 homolog B isoform X2: MDWKLEGSAQKTDSHLLQEQEVILEDTGEDSISESFQLLQIDVECEHREVETLPTGSATWCSKNVQRKQRHWEKIVAAKKSKRKQEKERRKANRVENSGICPQHSKRFLRSLTKERLLEAKHSGPRLCIDLSMTNHMSKKELSRLAGQIRRLYGSNKKADRPFWIYLTGFTTDSSLYEECLRMNDGFSSYLLDITEEDCFSLFPLETLVYLTPDSEHALEDIDLNKVYILGGLVDESIQKKVTFQKAQEHSVKTARLPIQEYMVRCQNGKNYHSEILAINQVFDILSTYFETQNWPEALKKGVSSRKGYVLQNSVE, translated from the exons ATGGACTGGAAATTGGAAGGGAGTGCTCAGAAAACAGACTCACACTTGCTGCAGGAACAAGAAGTCATCCTAGAGGACACAGGTGAAGATAGCATCTCTGAAAGCTTCCAGCTTCTACAGATCGATGTGGAATGTGAGCATCGGGAGGTTGAGACGCTGCCCACAGGCAGTGCAACGTGGTGCTCA aaaaatgtccaaagaaaacagagacacTGGGAAAAGATAGTTGCAGcaaagaagagcaaaagaaagcaagaaaaagaaagaagaaaggccaATCGTGTAGAAAATTCAG GCATCTGCCCCCAGCACAGCAAACGTTTTCTGAGATCCTTAACGAAGGAGAGACTTTTGGAAGCCAAACACTCAGGACCAAGACTCTGTATTGATCTGAGTATGACCAACCACATGTCTAAGAAG gaattaagtAGACTGGCTGGACAGATCCGAAGGTTGTATGGTTCAAATAAAAAAGCTGACAGGCCATTTTGGATCTACCTCACTGGATTCACAACAGACAGTTCCCTCTATGAAGAGTGTTTGAGGATGAATGATGGATTTTCTAGTTACCTG cTAGACATAACAGAGGAAGACTGCTTTAGTTTATTTCCTCTGGAAACCCTTGTGTACCtgactcctgactcagaacacg CTCTTGAAGATATTGATCTAAACAAAGTTTACATCCTTGGTGGACTTGTGGACGAAAGCATTCAGAAG AAGGTGACATTTCAAAAAGCCCAAGAACATTCTGTCAAGACAGCCCGCTTGCCAATCCAGGAATACATGGTCAGATGCCAGAATGGGAAAAACTATCATTCAGAGATATTGGCCATCAATCAAG TATTTGATATCCTGTCCACATACTTTGAGACTCAAAACTGGCCTGAAGCACTGAAGAAAGGAGTTTCTTCCAGGAAAGGCTACGTTCTTCAGAACTCAGTGGAATGA
- the EXOSC3 gene encoding exosome complex component RRP40: MAEAVGAAAESLPGDRARAARTVLDQVVLPGEELLLPEQEDAEGPGGPGERPLRLNAGTRSRGRVVCGPGLRRCGDRLLVTKCGRLRHKEPGGGSGGGVYWVDSQQKRYVPVKGDHVIGIVTAKSGDIFKVDVGGSEPASLSYLAFEGATKRNRPNVQIGDLIYGQFVVANKDMEPEMVCIDSCGRASGMGVIGQDGLLFKVTLGLIRKLLAPDCEILQEVGKLYPLEIVFGMNGRIWVKAKTIQQTLILANILEACEHMTADQRKQIFSRLAES, from the exons ATGGCTGAGGCGGTGGGTGCTGCGGCCGAGTCTCTGCCGGGAGACCGGGCGCGTGCGGCGCGCACGGTGCTGGATCAGGTGGTGCTCCCCGGTGAGGAGCTGCTGCTGCCGGAGCAGGAGGACGCTGAAGGCCCAGGGGGTCCTGGGGAGCGACCGCTGCGCCTGAATGCGGGGACGCGCTCCCGGGGGCGCGTCGTGTGCGGCCCGGGCCTGCGGCGCTGTGGCGACCGCCTGCTGGTCACCAAGTGCGGCCGCCTCCGTCACAAGGAGcccggcggcggcagcggcggtgGCGTTTACTGGGTGGACTCACAGCAGAAACGG TATGTCCCCGTGAAAGGAGACCATGTGATCGGCATAGTGACAGCTAAGTCTGGAGATATTTTCAAAGTTGATGTTGGAGGGAGTGAGCCAGCTTCTTTGTCTTACTTGGCATTTGAAGGTGCAACTAAAAGAAACAGACCAAATGTGCAG aTTGGAGATCTCATCTATGGCCAGTTTGTGGTTGCTAATAAAGATATGGAACCAGAGATGGTCTGCATTGACAGCTGTGGACGAGCCAGTGGAATGGGTGTGATTGGACAGGACGGTCTGCTTTTTAAAGTGACTTTGGGCTTAATTAGAAA GCTCTTGGCTCCAGACTGTGAAATCCTACAGGAAGTGGGAAAACTCTACCCACTCGAGATAGTATTTGGGATGAATGGAAGAATATGGGTTAAGGCAAAGACCATTCAGCAGACCTTAATTTTGGCAAACATTTTAGAAGCTTGTGAACACATGACAGCAGATCAAAGAAAACAGATCTTCTCCAGATTGGCAGAAAGTTAG